The Zavarzinella sp. genome includes a window with the following:
- a CDS encoding IS630 family transposase yields the protein MPGHGWTIRKLCNWIGCQFQRYVSRNTVRRILQLAGLSWKKCKKLFGKGDPEKRAEYLKQFADMYQQMCRGDIVIIYIDESHFHRDMDLGYTWWRKGESAWRVSDCPPLSDRINWYGAYNFSAGACLIWNEGKCNKENTAEFLHRVNDWVERQGRRVVVIWDGAPWHKAKFVRTKASELDIEIVVLPSYSPDFNPIEGLWKWMREEVTQHCCFATLRDLFDACKGFIDTLNETPDEIIKRLWPRFEVDPQAEKLRFSI from the coding sequence TTGCCAGGCCACGGATGGACGATCAGGAAGTTGTGCAACTGGATCGGTTGTCAATTCCAGCGGTATGTATCTCGGAATACCGTGCGGCGGATCCTGCAATTAGCGGGATTGAGCTGGAAGAAATGCAAGAAACTGTTCGGCAAAGGGGACCCTGAAAAGCGGGCCGAATACCTGAAACAGTTCGCGGATATGTACCAGCAAATGTGTCGCGGCGATATCGTGATCATTTATATTGATGAATCCCATTTTCATCGTGATATGGACTTGGGCTATACTTGGTGGCGCAAGGGAGAATCGGCTTGGCGAGTGAGTGATTGCCCTCCGCTGTCCGATCGCATCAACTGGTATGGTGCTTACAATTTCAGTGCTGGTGCATGTTTGATCTGGAACGAAGGCAAATGCAACAAGGAAAACACGGCTGAATTTTTGCACCGAGTGAACGATTGGGTAGAAAGACAAGGTCGACGTGTTGTGGTAATTTGGGATGGAGCACCTTGGCACAAGGCGAAGTTCGTTCGAACCAAAGCCAGCGAGTTGGACATCGAAATAGTAGTTTTGCCCAGTTATAGTCCCGATTTCAATCCCATTGAAGGGTTATGGAAATGGATGCGTGAAGAGGTCACGCAACATTGTTGTTTTGCAACCTTGCGTGACTTGTTCGACGCTTGCAAAGGATTCATCGATACATTGAATGAAACTCCGGATGAAATAATTAAAAGACTGTGGCCAAGATTTGAAGTCGATCCTCAAGCGGAAAAACTCCGATTTTCAATCTGA
- a CDS encoding polymorphic toxin-type HINT domain-containing protein — MAALPLHQSRTGRIIRTTARHPFYVKDQGCVPAKFLQPGDLLQSEDQQYLPVEGVANSGEVETVYNFRISDYHTYFVGDPTWGFSVWAHNYNIVSAKPKSD, encoded by the coding sequence ATTGCTGCACTCCCCCTCCATCAGAGCCGGACTGGCAGAATCATCCGCACCACGGCCAGGCATCCGTTTTATGTGAAAGATCAGGGCTGTGTGCCCGCGAAGTTCCTGCAGCCCGGAGACCTGCTACAGTCGGAGGATCAACAGTATCTGCCTGTCGAAGGCGTGGCCAATAGTGGCGAAGTCGAAACGGTTTACAACTTCCGCATCAGCGACTACCACACCTACTTCGTCGGCGACCCCACCTGGGGCTTCAGTGTCTGGGCCCATAATTACAACATCGTGTCTGCTAAACCAAAATCAGATTGA
- a CDS encoding SMI1/KNR4 family protein produces MKINDSKFKIDLIKPVKAADHETITQFEEEIGNTIPIQYREFLLQQNGGKPKLYVVKFGKRPYDDAAIDMFLGVKCKLSNSIKFFLEIYQERIPEWTLPIASEEGDNLFLISTRQSDNGAIFFWDHEKEQTKKSYKKIAKDLYNFLQMLHPPKLIEYQLANVVYDNGVSETFLIDANFWSVSRNKVVAVSELEINPA; encoded by the coding sequence ATGAAAATCAATGATTCTAAATTTAAAATTGATCTGATAAAGCCAGTTAAGGCAGCTGATCATGAAACTATTACTCAATTTGAAGAAGAAATAGGTAACACTATACCAATTCAGTATCGAGAATTTCTGTTGCAACAAAACGGTGGCAAACCGAAATTGTATGTTGTTAAGTTTGGAAAGCGTCCCTATGACGATGCAGCTATTGATATGTTCTTAGGGGTCAAATGCAAGTTATCAAATAGTATTAAATTTTTCTTGGAGATCTACCAGGAAAGAATTCCTGAATGGACACTTCCTATTGCATCAGAAGAAGGTGATAATTTATTCTTGATTTCAACACGACAAAGTGATAATGGGGCAATTTTCTTTTGGGATCATGAGAAAGAACAAACGAAAAAAAGCTACAAGAAAATCGCTAAAGACCTGTATAATTTTCTGCAAATGCTACATCCACCAAAACTAATTGAATATCAACTTGCAAATGTTGTATATGATAATGGAGTTAGTGAAACCTTTCTTATTGACGCTAATTTTTGGTCAGTATCCAGAAATAAAGTTGTTGCTGTTAGTGAACTAGAAATTAATCCCGCATAG
- a CDS encoding AHH domain-containing protein — protein sequence MSKAVEDHHLASNNGAWRRHFEELFAGAGMRLSHVKNIVRLENHYVSHGFYNYEVYTRLAKRVKGLRRGSAAYRKAIESELTKISREVQDPYSSLGALLRNRASWFESHNTKPSDFGL from the coding sequence ATGAGCAAAGCAGTAGAAGACCATCACCTTGCTTCCAACAATGGCGCTTGGAGACGTCATTTTGAAGAGTTATTTGCAGGCGCTGGGATGAGATTAAGTCATGTAAAAAATATTGTTCGTTTGGAAAATCATTATGTATCGCACGGTTTCTATAATTATGAAGTGTACACTAGGCTGGCTAAACGAGTTAAAGGACTCAGGAGAGGGTCAGCCGCTTATCGAAAAGCGATCGAAAGCGAGTTGACAAAAATTAGTAGAGAAGTCCAAGACCCATATTCAAGTTTGGGTGCACTACTGAGAAACCGAGCAAGCTGGTTTGAAAGTCATAATACAAAGCCATCAGATTTTGGATTATAA
- a CDS encoding TIGR03067 domain-containing protein encodes MKCFYPKMLCVLSMFFTSCDKQEKSGQSSTTATQPPTNTLQKGNTGDLPPAAKTGNSPANDQINPEMKNDPTELMKFQGKWKMVEVRLGDFVRKPTDIFWTIAENTVTVDEAMRKSQTAKLIIDTASTPFKIDLLGKGQPVDRAIFKFENDQLIISVADEENIPRPTVFDPMSKTAVMFVLEKVKE; translated from the coding sequence ATGAAGTGTTTTTATCCAAAGATGCTCTGTGTGCTAAGTATGTTCTTCACTTCATGTGATAAACAGGAAAAAAGCGGCCAATCCTCTACTACCGCAACGCAACCGCCAACGAACACCTTGCAGAAAGGTAATACAGGAGATCTTCCACCAGCAGCAAAAACGGGAAATTCTCCCGCGAATGATCAGATCAATCCTGAGATGAAGAATGACCCCACAGAACTAATGAAGTTCCAGGGGAAGTGGAAAATGGTTGAAGTACGATTGGGAGATTTTGTACGAAAACCAACCGATATTTTCTGGACGATCGCAGAAAACACCGTTACGGTCGATGAGGCGATGCGAAAAAGCCAAACGGCGAAGTTAATCATCGACACTGCCTCTACACCATTCAAGATTGATCTGCTTGGCAAGGGACAACCCGTTGATCGTGCGATATTTAAATTTGAAAATGATCAATTAATCATTTCTGTTGCTGATGAAGAAAATATCCCACGCCCCACTGTCTTTGACCCGATGTCAAAGACAGCCGTGATGTTTGTACTGGAGAAAGTAAAAGAATAA